The stretch of DNA CTTTTAAGGAGAAGAACAGATGGCTATTGAACATCGAGTTGGTGCGGCTTTCAAGAAACTAGAAGGCAGACTAGAAGAGGCAGTCGGTGCTTTAGCAGGCAACCAAAGGCTGAAAGCTGAAGGACAAGCCAAACAAGCCCACGCTGATGCCCAACATGCCAAAGAAAACCTCAAAGATCGGGCAAAACGTTTGATTAACCGCGTTTAGACTGCCC from Desertifilum tharense IPPAS B-1220 encodes:
- a CDS encoding CsbD family protein, with product MAIEHRVGAAFKKLEGRLEEAVGALAGNQRLKAEGQAKQAHADAQHAKENLKDRAKRLINRV